In a single window of the Acidobacteriota bacterium genome:
- the rplN gene encoding 50S ribosomal protein L14 — MIQMQTSLSVADNSGAKRVEMIMPVGGSTSKIARLGDTIKVTVKEAAPEGTAKKGKVYNAVIVRTRKEVRRKDGTYIRFDENAAVLIKDDGTPIGTRVFGPVARELRERNFMKIVSLAPEVI; from the coding sequence ATGATTCAAATGCAAACCTCGTTGTCGGTGGCCGACAACTCAGGTGCAAAAAGAGTGGAAATGATAATGCCGGTCGGCGGTTCGACCAGCAAGATCGCACGTCTCGGCGATACCATCAAGGTGACCGTCAAAGAAGCGGCGCCGGAAGGCACCGCAAAGAAGGGCAAGGTTTACAACGCCGTTATCGTCCGCACTCGCAAAGAGGTCCGACGCAAGGACGGAACGTACATCCGCTTTGACGAGAACGCGGCCGTTTTGATCAAGGACGATGGAACGCCCATCGGAACCCGCGTTTTCGGCCCGGTCGCACGCGAACTCCGCGAGCGTAACTTTATGAAGATCGTGAGCTTGGCTCCCGAGGTTATATAG
- the rpsH gene encoding 30S ribosomal protein S8, with protein MTDPIADMLTRIRNAIAAGHQRVDIPGSKLKLEVARILKEEGYINSFSTKGEGPKYQIRIALRYDTKGISSITHMSRVSRPGRRVYVGSQEIPKVLGGYGINIVSTSKGLMSGKKARQERMGGEILAEVY; from the coding sequence ATGACAGATCCAATAGCCGATATGCTCACACGCATCCGCAACGCGATAGCCGCGGGGCACCAGCGTGTCGATATCCCGGGCTCGAAGCTGAAGCTCGAGGTCGCCCGCATCCTCAAGGAAGAGGGCTATATCAACAGTTTTTCGACGAAAGGCGAAGGCCCGAAATACCAGATCCGCATCGCATTGCGATACGACACGAAAGGCATTTCGTCCATCACGCACATGTCGCGCGTTTCGCGTCCGGGCCGCCGTGTTTACGTAGGTTCGCAGGAGATCCCGAAGGTGCTCGGCGGTTACGGAATCAATATCGTTTCGACGTCTAAGGGCCTGATGAGCGGCAAGAAAGCGCGTCAAGAACGCATGGGAGGCGAGATACTCGCAGAAGTTTATTAG
- the rplF gene encoding 50S ribosomal protein L6, with amino-acid sequence MSRVGKKPITIPAGVTVNIGESEMEVKGPKGTLKTPIPAGVTFKQEEGTLTAERAGDDVAAFHGLARALANNAVVGVTEGFTKDMDIVGVGYKADVQGKKIVFSLGYSHPVEYRLPDGIEAKAERVNTKTSINQYQTTITLSGIDKQKLGQVAAELNRLRKPDAYKGKGVRYADKYYRLKPGKTGK; translated from the coding sequence ATGTCACGAGTAGGAAAAAAACCTATCACCATCCCGGCGGGTGTCACCGTAAACATCGGTGAATCCGAGATGGAAGTGAAAGGGCCGAAAGGTACGCTGAAGACGCCGATCCCGGCGGGCGTGACCTTTAAACAGGAAGAAGGTACGCTGACCGCCGAAAGGGCTGGCGATGACGTCGCCGCTTTCCACGGCCTGGCACGAGCGTTGGCGAACAACGCGGTCGTCGGTGTGACCGAAGGGTTCACCAAAGACATGGACATTGTAGGCGTCGGTTATAAGGCGGACGTTCAGGGCAAGAAGATCGTTTTCTCGCTCGGATATTCCCATCCGGTCGAATACAGGCTGCCCGACGGTATCGAAGCCAAGGCCGAAAGGGTCAATACAAAGACGTCCATCAACCAGTATCAGACGACCATTACGCTGAGCGGCATCGATAAGCAGAAGCTTGGCCAAGTCGCCGCGGAATTGAACCGTCTGCGCAAGCCCGATGCCTATAAAGGAAAGGGCGTTCGATATGCGGACAAGTATTACAGGCTGAAGCCGGGCAAGACCGGTAAATAG
- the rplO gene encoding 50S ribosomal protein L15 — MALSLNNLHPAPGSTHKKKRVGRGPGSGLGKTSGRGHKGQKSRSGYSSRPGFEGGQMPLQRRLPKRGFTNIFKKQWIEISLAKIDANFNAGDEVTPEILHDRGLIKKAKHDLVILGNGDITKALKISSHRFTKTAKEKIEKAGGTVTEIIKAKEAAAE; from the coding sequence ATGGCTTTATCATTGAATAATTTACATCCGGCACCGGGCTCGACGCACAAGAAAAAGCGCGTCGGCCGCGGCCCCGGCTCCGGACTCGGCAAGACGTCGGGCCGCGGGCATAAGGGCCAGAAGTCGCGTTCGGGCTACAGCAGCCGTCCCGGTTTTGAGGGCGGACAGATGCCTCTGCAGCGTCGTTTGCCTAAGCGCGGGTTTACCAACATCTTCAAAAAGCAGTGGATCGAGATCAGCCTTGCAAAGATCGACGCCAATTTCAACGCGGGTGATGAGGTCACGCCGGAGATCCTGCATGATCGCGGACTGATCAAAAAGGCAAAACACGATCTGGTGATCCTCGGTAATGGCGACATAACGAAGGCACTGAAGATCTCGTCGCATCGTTTCACGAAAACGGCGAAAGAGAAGATCGAGAAGGCCGGCGGGACTGTAACGGAGATCATTAAAGCAAAGGAAGCGGCAGCGGAATAA
- the rpmC gene encoding 50S ribosomal protein L29 — translation MKRKEQLDQLKEMNADELKEQADALKESLFRLKFRKALGVGEVVNDIRREKKTLARVYTLLNDKKAEASATSGATETAEAEA, via the coding sequence ATGAAACGCAAGGAACAGCTTGACCAGCTGAAAGAAATGAACGCCGACGAGCTGAAGGAACAGGCGGACGCTCTCAAAGAGTCACTTTTCAGGCTCAAATTTCGCAAGGCGCTCGGTGTCGGCGAGGTCGTGAATGACATTCGACGTGAAAAGAAGACCCTGGCTCGCGTATATACGCTTCTGAACGATAAGAAAGCAGAAGCATCGGCGACGTCGGGTGCAACAGAAACGGCAGAGGCCGAAGCATAG
- the rpsE gene encoding 30S ribosomal protein S5 codes for MNNKQRISPSGLILKDQLISINRVTKVVKGGKNLSFAALVVVGDEAGHVGFGTGKAKEVPNAIKKAVEAAKNNLIRVPLIDGTLPHELIGEYGAGRVLLKPASEGTGVIAGGAVRAVLQSLGVHNVRTKILGSNNAHNVIRATFNGLMRMKDPIEVARLRGKQVDELV; via the coding sequence ATGAATAACAAACAGCGAATTTCACCGAGCGGATTGATACTCAAAGATCAGTTGATCTCGATCAACCGTGTTACAAAGGTCGTCAAGGGCGGTAAGAATCTGTCGTTCGCGGCACTTGTCGTCGTTGGCGATGAGGCCGGACACGTCGGTTTTGGTACCGGCAAAGCGAAAGAAGTGCCGAACGCCATTAAGAAAGCGGTCGAAGCGGCGAAGAATAACCTCATCCGCGTCCCGCTTATCGACGGAACTCTTCCGCATGAGCTGATCGGCGAATACGGAGCAGGCCGCGTTCTGCTGAAGCCGGCGTCTGAAGGAACGGGCGTAATTGCCGGCGGTGCTGTACGTGCAGTGCTGCAGTCTCTCGGCGTTCACAACGTAAGGACCAAGATCCTCGGTTCTAACAACGCTCATAACGTAATTCGAGCTACGTTCAACGGCCTGATGCGTATGAAAGATCCGATCGAGGTCGCACGCCTCCGCGGCAAACAGGTCGACGAATTGGTCTAG
- the rplP gene encoding 50S ribosomal protein L16 translates to MLMPKKVKHRRVMKGRNRGKATRGEKLNFGDFGLKALEPGWITDRQIEAARIAMTRHVKRGGKIWIRMFPDKPITKKPAETRMGSGKGAPDHWVAVVKPGRVLYEIQGVGEELAREAMRLAAQKLPVKVKFVTRADLEGGIV, encoded by the coding sequence ATGTTGATGCCAAAAAAGGTCAAGCACCGCAGGGTGATGAAAGGCCGAAACCGAGGGAAAGCGACCCGCGGAGAAAAACTGAATTTTGGTGATTTCGGGCTCAAAGCACTTGAGCCGGGCTGGATCACGGACCGTCAGATCGAAGCGGCTCGTATCGCGATGACCCGTCACGTAAAACGCGGCGGCAAGATCTGGATCCGTATGTTCCCCGACAAGCCCATCACGAAAAAGCCGGCAGAAACCCGTATGGGCTCCGGTAAAGGTGCTCCGGATCATTGGGTCGCCGTCGTAAAACCGGGACGCGTGCTGTATGAAATTCAAGGCGTGGGCGAAGAACTGGCACGCGAGGCCATGCGGCTAGCGGCACAAAAGCTGCCCGTAAAGGTGAAATTCGTCACGCGTGCTGACCTCGAAGGAGGCATTGTTTAA
- the rplV gene encoding 50S ribosomal protein L22: MEAVAKTKYLKGSPRKARLVIDLIRGENVSRALNILKFTEKRAADPIAKCLNSAIANATYKAEQENIAIDPDDLWVRSCFVDMGPTKNRRRMRPAPQGRAYREQRHYCHITIEVTSEEKPKTEEEILQEERIAAAKARRAAAPTKEKKKAAEKVEAEETAAVAETAAEEAVEETAAVADAVAEETAEATAAVADAVAEETAEATAAVVDAAVEETAEETAAVTDAIAEETSEEVAEEAAEDVTAEEETEAAAEEPASEEEGEKQ, encoded by the coding sequence ATGGAAGCTGTAGCTAAAACAAAATATTTGAAGGGCAGCCCTAGAAAGGCCCGGCTGGTGATCGATCTGATCCGCGGCGAGAATGTCTCGCGTGCGTTGAACATTTTGAAATTCACTGAAAAGCGTGCCGCAGACCCTATCGCCAAATGCCTTAATTCTGCGATCGCGAATGCGACATACAAGGCCGAGCAGGAGAACATCGCGATCGATCCGGACGATCTTTGGGTCCGTTCGTGCTTTGTTGACATGGGCCCGACCAAGAACCGCCGCCGTATGCGGCCTGCTCCGCAGGGCCGTGCCTATCGTGAGCAGAGGCATTATTGCCACATCACGATCGAGGTGACGAGCGAAGAAAAGCCCAAGACCGAGGAAGAGATCCTGCAGGAAGAGCGTATCGCGGCCGCAAAGGCAAGAAGAGCCGCCGCTCCGACGAAGGAAAAGAAGAAAGCGGCTGAAAAGGTCGAAGCTGAAGAGACAGCAGCAGTTGCAGAAACAGCAGCAGAAGAAGCCGTTGAAGAGACCGCAGCAGTTGCAGATGCAGTAGCAGAAGAGACTGCGGAAGCGACAGCGGCAGTTGCAGATGCAGTAGCAGAAGAGACTGCGGAAGCGACAGCGGCAGTTGTAGATGCAGCAGTAGAAGAAACTGCGGAAGAGACAGCAGCAGTTACAGATGCAATAGCAGAAGAGACTTCGGAAGAAGTTGCGGAAGAAGCTGCAGAAGATGTGACGGCTGAAGAAGAAACCGAAGCCGCGGCTGAGGAGCCTGCATCCGAGGAGGAAGGCGAGAAGCAATAG
- the rplX gene encoding 50S ribosomal protein L24, whose amino-acid sequence MKAAAKTGTVKSRIKRGDQVVFIAGKEYNRYDNAGNRQPYRGKVIAVDARNGKVKVEGAMMVKRHVKPMPQLNREGGIKEQEAWVNISNVALVDPETGKPTRVRYEFRDGKKVRVAKSGSVIEAAGSYKREAKPKIDDEAPAAAPETDEEKDK is encoded by the coding sequence ATGAAAGCAGCAGCTAAGACAGGAACAGTAAAGAGCAGGATCAAGCGGGGCGACCAGGTCGTCTTCATAGCGGGCAAGGAATACAACCGCTATGACAACGCCGGCAATCGCCAGCCGTACCGCGGCAAGGTCATTGCAGTGGATGCACGCAACGGAAAGGTGAAGGTCGAAGGAGCGATGATGGTGAAACGCCATGTCAAACCCATGCCTCAGCTCAACCGTGAAGGGGGCATCAAAGAGCAGGAAGCCTGGGTGAACATTTCGAATGTCGCTTTGGTCGATCCGGAAACCGGCAAGCCGACTCGCGTTCGTTATGAATTTCGCGACGGTAAGAAGGTACGTGTAGCTAAGAGCGGGTCGGTCATTGAAGCTGCGGGCAGCTACAAGCGAGAGGCAAAGCCGAAGATCGATGACGAAGCTCCGGCAGCAGCCCCGGAGACGGACGAAGAAAAGGATAAATAG
- a CDS encoding adenylate kinase, with product MEKIIVLIGAPGAGKGTQARLLEERRGIPQISTGDMFREMKTLDTPLAREVQEIMASGKLISDDITYRIVRERTSKDDTQGSYVLDGYPRTAVQAEQLEELAKEQDKEIVAIEVDVPSDELMKRLAGRRSCPECGEIYNIYSKPPKAEGVCDEHPQTPLLHRADDTEEKVAVRLATYDEQTKPLLDYYANSGRLKKIDGTGEIEDIYTELLGVLS from the coding sequence ATGGAAAAGATCATTGTATTGATCGGTGCTCCGGGAGCGGGCAAAGGAACGCAGGCGAGGTTGCTCGAAGAACGCCGCGGCATTCCGCAGATCTCGACGGGAGATATGTTTCGCGAGATGAAGACGCTTGATACGCCGCTGGCAAGAGAAGTGCAGGAGATAATGGCGTCAGGAAAGCTTATCTCGGATGACATCACCTATCGCATCGTTCGCGAACGCACTTCGAAAGATGATACGCAAGGCAGTTACGTCCTCGACGGTTATCCGCGGACAGCGGTGCAGGCGGAACAGCTCGAAGAACTCGCAAAAGAGCAAGACAAAGAGATCGTCGCCATCGAAGTTGACGTACCGAGTGACGAGTTGATGAAACGCCTGGCGGGCCGGCGAAGCTGCCCGGAGTGCGGTGAGATCTATAATATTTATTCGAAGCCGCCAAAGGCTGAAGGCGTATGCGATGAACATCCGCAAACGCCGCTCTTGCATCGGGCGGACGATACTGAAGAAAAGGTCGCTGTCAGGCTTGCGACCTATGACGAGCAGACGAAGCCGCTGCTCGACTATTATGCAAATTCGGGCCGGCTGAAAAAGATCGACGGAACGGGCGAGATCGAAGATATCTACACTGAGCTTCTAGGCGTTTTATCGTAA
- the rplB gene encoding 50S ribosomal protein L2 — MGIKRLKPTSPARRYQTYLTRDELTPGATPEKSLLEPKKRISGRNNDGRITIRRLGGGHKRFYRVIDFKRDKLGIPGKVTQIEYDPNRSAHIALVTYLDGEKRYIIAPVGLKVGTTVLSGEGADILPGNALRIKDIPLGTEVHNIELRPGKGGQMVRSAGGFAQIVAKEGDHAQLRMPSGEVRRVPVVCMATVGQVGNTEHENVSLGKAGRNRWKGKRPKVRGVAMNPVDHPHGGGEGKTSGGRHPVTPWGQPTRGYKTRRNKRTSNMIVKDRRRK, encoded by the coding sequence ATGGGAATCAAGAGATTAAAACCGACTTCACCGGCACGGCGGTATCAGACATATCTGACCCGCGACGAGTTGACGCCGGGAGCAACACCCGAGAAATCGTTGCTTGAGCCGAAGAAAAGGATATCCGGACGCAATAACGACGGCCGTATCACGATACGCCGCCTCGGCGGAGGCCACAAACGCTTTTACCGCGTTATCGATTTCAAGCGTGACAAGCTTGGTATTCCGGGCAAGGTCACTCAGATCGAGTACGATCCGAACCGCTCGGCACACATCGCGTTGGTGACGTACCTCGACGGTGAGAAGCGTTACATCATCGCTCCCGTTGGCCTCAAGGTCGGTACGACCGTCCTTAGCGGCGAAGGAGCCGACATCCTGCCGGGAAATGCACTTCGCATCAAGGATATACCGCTGGGAACTGAGGTTCACAATATCGAGCTTCGCCCAGGAAAAGGCGGCCAAATGGTTCGTTCGGCAGGCGGATTTGCTCAGATCGTCGCGAAAGAAGGCGATCATGCCCAGCTTCGTATGCCGTCAGGCGAGGTCCGCAGAGTTCCCGTGGTCTGCATGGCGACGGTCGGACAGGTCGGAAATACCGAACACGAGAATGTTTCGCTTGGTAAGGCGGGCCGCAACCGCTGGAAAGGCAAGAGGCCGAAGGTTCGCGGTGTCGCGATGAACCCGGTCGATCACCCACACGGCGGCGGTGAAGGAAAGACCTCCGGCGGACGCCATCCGGTAACGCCGTGGGGACAGCCTACGCGCGGATATAAGACACGCCGCAACAAGCGCACGAGCAATATGATCGTGAAAGACAGGAGGAGGAAGTAG
- the rpmD gene encoding 50S ribosomal protein L30, which yields MAKKTEKADGRLTIQYYRSMIGYTKDQKAIVKSLGITKLNQKVSLPDSPATRGIVAKIPHLLRIVE from the coding sequence ATGGCTAAGAAAACTGAAAAGGCCGATGGCCGCCTGACGATACAGTATTACCGCAGCATGATCGGTTATACTAAGGATCAGAAGGCCATTGTAAAGAGCCTCGGCATTACAAAGCTCAATCAGAAGGTCTCGCTGCCGGATTCGCCGGCGACGCGTGGGATCGTGGCGAAGATTCCGCATCTTTTGCGGATCGTGGAATAG
- the rpsS gene encoding 30S ribosomal protein S19 yields the protein MPRSLKKGPFIDLSLQKALRRISSGGPKPQAIRTWSRRSTITPDMVGLTFGVHNGKRHVPVFVTENMVGHKLGEFSPTRLFRGHPGTKAEKMAKRK from the coding sequence ATGCCACGTTCACTTAAGAAAGGCCCCTTTATTGATCTCAGCCTTCAAAAGGCACTGCGACGCATCTCCAGCGGCGGACCGAAGCCGCAGGCGATCAGGACCTGGTCGCGTCGTTCGACCATCACACCCGACATGGTCGGGCTTACGTTTGGGGTACACAATGGCAAACGCCACGTTCCGGTCTTCGTTACCGAGAATATGGTGGGCCACAAGTTGGGAGAATTCTCGCCGACCAGATTGTTCAGGGGACATCCGGGGACGAAGGCGGAGAAGATGGCGAAGAGGAAGTAG
- the rpsN gene encoding 30S ribosomal protein S14, with product MAKTSKIVKNERRKEKVALYRERRADAKRIINDPKSTPEQVDAAVMRLQKMPRDASPTRVRNRCSQTGRPRGYLRKFGVSRVALRELALEGQIPGVVKSSW from the coding sequence ATGGCAAAGACAAGCAAGATCGTAAAGAACGAAAGGCGTAAAGAAAAAGTCGCTCTCTACCGCGAGCGGCGAGCCGATGCAAAGCGGATCATCAATGATCCCAAATCGACGCCCGAGCAGGTGGACGCGGCCGTGATGAGGCTTCAAAAGATGCCTCGCGATGCGAGCCCGACCAGGGTGCGCAACCGCTGCTCGCAGACGGGACGCCCTCGCGGTTATCTGCGAAAGTTCGGCGTTTCCCGTGTGGCACTTCGCGAGCTGGCTCTGGAGGGCCAGATCCCGGGAGTTGTGAAATCAAGTTGGTAG
- the rplE gene encoding 50S ribosomal protein L5 — translation MARLREKYKNEIAPALAKEFDIKNPMAIPKIEKIVVNMGLGEASANSKILDVATEELKAITGQKPVVTKAKKSIAAFKLREGMSIGTMVTLRGARMYEFLDRLISVALPRVRDFRGISGKAFDGRGNYTLGIREQLIFPEIDFNKVDKTRGMNISIVTTARNDEEARSLLKAMGMPFRQ, via the coding sequence ATGGCCAGACTTAGAGAAAAATACAAAAACGAGATCGCACCGGCTCTTGCGAAAGAGTTCGACATCAAGAACCCCATGGCGATCCCAAAGATCGAAAAGATCGTCGTCAACATGGGCTTGGGCGAGGCTTCGGCAAATTCGAAGATCCTTGACGTAGCTACGGAAGAGTTGAAAGCGATAACCGGACAGAAGCCTGTTGTCACAAAAGCGAAGAAGTCGATCGCCGCTTTCAAACTTCGTGAAGGAATGAGCATCGGCACCATGGTCACTCTTCGCGGTGCACGAATGTACGAATTTCTTGACAGGCTCATCTCTGTAGCTCTGCCGCGTGTTCGCGACTTTCGCGGTATCTCGGGTAAGGCGTTCGACGGCCGCGGTAATTACACGCTCGGTATTCGTGAACAGCTGATCTTTCCGGAGATCGATTTTAACAAGGTGGACAAGACGCGAGGAATGAACATCTCGATCGTTACGACCGCCCGCAATGACGAAGAGGCACGTTCGCTTTTGAAGGCAATGGGGATGCCCTTTAGACAGTAA
- the rpsQ gene encoding 30S ribosomal protein S17 — MPTKNNEEEIEIAENAVTEEAAPAEDAEIAAVDAVAETAVEEAPAEEAPVVEEAKPAEKPAKAKAAKPAGPDESGEATKVSKRAERIGIVSSDKMTKTVTVRVDRLVKHPMYRKYIKRRKKFMAHDELGARTGDKVRIVETRPLSAKKRWRVVEIIQRAEL, encoded by the coding sequence ATGCCTACTAAGAATAACGAAGAAGAGATCGAGATCGCGGAAAACGCTGTCACTGAAGAGGCTGCTCCTGCAGAAGATGCCGAGATCGCCGCTGTTGACGCAGTGGCGGAGACAGCGGTCGAGGAAGCACCGGCTGAAGAGGCTCCCGTTGTCGAAGAAGCTAAGCCTGCAGAAAAGCCCGCTAAGGCAAAGGCTGCAAAGCCGGCCGGACCGGATGAAAGCGGCGAAGCCACAAAGGTCAGCAAGCGTGCGGAGAGGATCGGCATCGTATCGTCAGACAAGATGACGAAGACGGTCACGGTTCGCGTCGACCGGCTCGTCAAGCATCCGATGTACCGCAAATACATCAAGCGCCGCAAGAAGTTCATGGCGCACGATGAACTCGGGGCACGCACTGGCGACAAGGTGAGGATCGTTGAAACGCGTCCGTTGTCGGCAAAGAAGCGTTGGCGTGTAGTGGAGATCATTCAGAGAGCAGAGCTCTAA
- the rpsC gene encoding 30S ribosomal protein S3: MGQKVHPYGFRVGYNKDWHSHWFAKREFAQFLAEDLKLKRELKKKFAGGGVSHIDIERAATRLKIIIYTSRPGIIIGRKGAEIEALREELSRKTGREVLISIQEIRHPELNAQLQAEKIAQQLEKRIAFRRAMKKTMEESQRFGAQGIKVMISGRLNGAEIARTEWSLQGRLPLHTLRADIDFGFAEALTTFGIIGVKVWIYRGEILDPNASMARGTTTDPMNEVKVDRNAMRDRRPRRDDR, translated from the coding sequence ATGGGACAGAAAGTTCATCCATACGGCTTTAGGGTCGGATACAACAAGGACTGGCACTCGCACTGGTTCGCCAAGCGCGAATTTGCACAGTTCCTCGCCGAAGACCTGAAACTCAAGCGCGAGCTCAAGAAGAAGTTTGCGGGCGGCGGGGTTTCGCACATCGATATCGAGCGTGCGGCCACTCGCTTGAAGATCATCATCTACACGTCTCGTCCGGGTATTATCATCGGCCGTAAAGGCGCCGAGATCGAAGCTCTTCGCGAAGAGTTGTCGAGAAAGACAGGCCGCGAGGTATTGATCTCGATCCAGGAGATCCGTCATCCGGAACTTAATGCACAACTGCAGGCCGAGAAGATCGCCCAGCAGCTCGAAAAGCGTATCGCTTTCCGCCGTGCGATGAAAAAGACGATGGAGGAATCGCAGCGTTTTGGTGCTCAGGGCATCAAGGTGATGATCTCCGGTCGTCTGAACGGTGCTGAGATCGCTCGAACCGAGTGGTCGCTCCAGGGCCGTTTGCCGCTGCACACGCTGCGTGCGGACATCGATTTCGGTTTTGCCGAGGCTCTGACGACATTCGGCATCATCGGTGTGAAAGTTTGGATCTATCGCGGTGAGATCCTGGACCCGAATGCCTCAATGGCACGCGGCACGACGACCGACCCGATGAACGAGGTCAAGGTCGACCGCAATGCGATGAGGGACAGGCGTCCGCGAAGGGACGATCGTTAA
- the secY gene encoding preprotein translocase subunit SecY: MEKFVSAVQNMFRVPELRKRILFTLGLLAVYRFGAHITAPGINSAQLERVWGEVAGTLLGVLDLFSGGNFRTISVFALGVTPYITASIIMQLMPVLSPAVKKIQEEGEVGRQKLNQYTRYFTVILCAVQTFFVATWLSRNAIIPETWWATAMIVITLTTGTVFVMWLGEQITERGVGNGISLLIFSGIVIGLPSGVMQVTERVRAGDPMQTLGVIFLVAVMVALIALIVYVESARRHIAISYASRRVGNQTFRGQETTLPLKINMGGVIPVIFASSVLAMPQTLFSAFPPDPNDTTTTWAKVYAFFQQFHGGDPYYEFVFISLIVLFTFFYITIIFNTDDVADNLRKHGGFIAGIRPGAPTAEYLSTILTRLTAVGALYLAFVAFAPQLLLSGFRVARLPFIGTGLDNFLTATPGLSWIPTGLGYQFFFGGTSLLILVGVAMDLVSQIEAQLVMRNYEGFLGSGSRLRGRRS, translated from the coding sequence ATGGAGAAGTTTGTAAGCGCGGTCCAGAATATGTTCCGGGTGCCCGAGTTGCGGAAGAGAATACTCTTCACACTCGGTCTGCTCGCCGTCTATCGCTTCGGGGCCCACATAACGGCGCCCGGCATCAATAGTGCCCAGTTGGAGCGTGTGTGGGGCGAGGTCGCCGGCACGCTGCTCGGGGTTCTCGACCTGTTCTCGGGCGGAAATTTCCGCACTATTTCGGTATTCGCACTCGGCGTGACGCCTTACATAACGGCGTCGATCATCATGCAGCTGATGCCCGTCCTCTCGCCCGCGGTCAAGAAGATCCAGGAAGAGGGCGAGGTCGGCAGGCAGAAACTAAATCAGTACACACGGTATTTCACCGTCATTCTTTGCGCGGTGCAGACGTTCTTCGTAGCGACCTGGCTGAGCCGTAACGCGATCATTCCCGAAACATGGTGGGCTACGGCGATGATCGTCATCACGCTTACCACAGGAACAGTATTCGTGATGTGGCTCGGTGAGCAGATCACTGAACGCGGCGTCGGAAACGGGATCTCGCTGCTTATCTTTTCGGGTATCGTCATCGGCTTGCCGAGCGGCGTGATGCAGGTGACTGAACGCGTTCGTGCGGGTGATCCGATGCAGACGCTCGGCGTTATCTTCCTCGTTGCGGTGATGGTCGCTTTGATCGCTCTCATCGTTTATGTGGAATCTGCCAGGCGGCATATCGCGATCAGCTATGCGAGCCGCCGCGTCGGCAATCAGACCTTCCGGGGACAGGAAACGACCCTCCCGCTGAAGATCAATATGGGCGGTGTCATACCCGTCATCTTTGCTTCGTCAGTATTGGCGATGCCGCAGACGCTGTTCTCGGCGTTTCCGCCGGATCCAAACGACACGACGACGACCTGGGCGAAGGTCTATGCTTTCTTCCAGCAGTTTCACGGCGGCGATCCGTATTACGAATTCGTCTTTATCTCGCTTATCGTGCTGTTCACGTTCTTTTACATCACCATCATCTTCAATACCGATGATGTGGCTGACAATCTGAGGAAGCACGGCGGATTCATCGCCGGTATAAGGCCGGGTGCTCCGACGGCGGAATACCTCAGCACGATATTGACGCGGCTGACCGCGGTCGGTGCTCTGTATCTTGCGTTCGTTGCATTCGCCCCGCAGCTTTTGCTTAGCGGTTTCAGGGTCGCACGGCTGCCTTTCATCGGAACGGGATTGGATAACTTCCTTACCGCGACGCCGGGTTTGAGCTGGATACCGACCGGGCTCGGTTACCAGTTCTTCTTTGGCGGTACGAGCCTGCTCATTCTGGTCGGTGTGGCGATGGACCTCGTTTCACAGATAGAGGCCCAACTGGTAATGCGTAATTACGAAGGATTTTTGGGATCGGGTTCGCGGCTTCGCGGACGGCGGAGTTAG
- the rplR gene encoding 50S ribosomal protein L18 — protein MAQKSRADIRRGVHSRIRKKVKGTAEMPRLAVFRSLNHIYAQVIDDKSGKTLATASTTEKAFSGKSGGNVEAAREIGKAIAERAQKAGISNVVFDRGGYLYHGRVKALIDASREAGLNKTEAAAASAE, from the coding sequence ATGGCACAGAAGAGCAGAGCAGACATCAGAAGAGGTGTTCACAGCCGCATTCGCAAGAAAGTGAAAGGCACGGCTGAGATGCCGCGGCTTGCGGTTTTCCGCAGCCTGAACCACATCTACGCGCAGGTGATCGACGACAAGAGCGGGAAGACGCTCGCGACGGCGTCAACCACCGAAAAGGCCTTCTCGGGCAAGTCCGGCGGCAACGTCGAGGCCGCACGCGAGATCGGCAAGGCAATAGCTGAACGCGCGCAGAAGGCAGGCATCTCGAACGTAGTATTTGACCGCGGCGGATATCTCTATCACGGCCGCGTTAAGGCATTGATCGACGCCTCGAGAGAGGCCGGGCTCAACAAAACGGAAGCTGCTGCCGCGAGCGCAGAATAA